A genome region from Candidatus Methylomirabilis tolerans includes the following:
- a CDS encoding NAD(P)-dependent glycerol-3-phosphate dehydrogenase: MERIGVVGAGAWGTALAKLLAEKGHAVGLWVWERELAMTMAREYENSLYLPGVELPETIEITTSLAEVARGRSALLLVTPSHILRSVSASLLPFITESTLLIIATKGLEPNSCMTMLQVLHEVTSSIRTSAVLSGPTFAKEVSRGLPAAAVAASTETTVAMQVQNLLSTPIFRVYAGSDPLGVELGGAIKNVIAIAAGIVDGLGLGHNALAALITRGLHEMSRLGVTMGARAETFAGLAGIGDLVLTCTGDLSRNRQLGLALGRGASLSELLQRSPTVKEGINASRGAVDLARRFSVDMPICQEIHAVLFEHRSPQEAVASLLGRALKLEEA; this comes from the coding sequence ATGGAGCGGATCGGTGTCGTCGGAGCCGGGGCTTGGGGGACCGCACTCGCCAAGCTATTAGCCGAGAAAGGACATGCGGTCGGTCTCTGGGTGTGGGAGCGTGAACTCGCCATGACAATGGCGAGGGAGTACGAGAACAGCCTCTACCTGCCTGGAGTCGAGCTGCCAGAAACGATTGAGATCACGACTTCCCTTGCTGAGGTTGCCAGAGGTCGCTCGGCTCTTCTGCTGGTCACCCCTTCTCATATCCTTCGTTCCGTATCTGCAAGCCTACTTCCGTTTATCACAGAATCGACGCTTCTCATAATCGCTACAAAAGGTTTAGAACCAAATAGTTGCATGACTATGTTGCAGGTACTGCATGAGGTTACTTCGTCTATACGGACATCGGCTGTGCTCTCAGGTCCGACCTTTGCGAAGGAGGTGAGCAGAGGACTGCCCGCGGCGGCGGTCGCAGCGTCAACAGAGACGACGGTGGCTATGCAGGTTCAGAACTTACTGAGCACGCCGATCTTTCGCGTGTACGCCGGAAGCGATCCATTGGGTGTGGAGCTGGGGGGGGCCATTAAGAACGTAATTGCCATTGCAGCCGGGATAGTAGACGGTCTTGGGCTTGGCCACAATGCGCTGGCCGCTCTCATCACACGAGGGCTGCACGAAATGAGTCGGCTGGGTGTGACGATGGGCGCGCGTGCCGAGACATTCGCCGGGCTGGCTGGGATTGGGGATCTCGTGTTGACATGCACCGGGGACCTCTCGCGAAACCGGCAACTCGGACTGGCGCTTGGCAGGGGAGCATCGCTCTCTGAGTTGCTTCAGCGTAGCCCGACGGTCAAGGAAGGAATTAACGCCTCAAGGGGCGCCGTCGATCTTGCTCGCCGTTTCTCCGTCGACATGCCGATTTGCCAGGAGATCCATGCGGTCCTCTTTGAGCATCGATCGCCGCAGGAGGCAGTGGCGAGCCTCCTGGGCAGGGCGTTGAAATTGGAAGAGGCATAG
- a CDS encoding alpha/beta hydrolase — protein MPIVFIHGAGGSHQVWLPHLRTFGQRRRAIAVDLPGHGRSRGSGADRIEVYRNVVTEFIAALSLRRTVMVGHSMGGAIIQSLALVSPELLAAIVLVGTGAKLRVHPQFFTGLRDDARRTVEQITKSARAPGAPAKALTQDADAMLRIPASVIEGDLRACDTFDLMEQVKTITIPALVICGTDDLMTPPTYAEHLHHQIKGSQLARIPAAGHMVMLEQPDEVSRSIEGFLDRLGC, from the coding sequence TTGCCGATCGTTTTCATCCACGGAGCGGGCGGGAGCCATCAGGTATGGCTCCCGCACCTCAGGACTTTTGGGCAGCGGCGGAGGGCCATCGCCGTCGACCTCCCTGGGCATGGCCGGTCAAGGGGGAGCGGTGCCGATCGGATCGAGGTCTACCGGAACGTCGTCACAGAGTTCATCGCGGCACTGAGTCTTCGCCGGACCGTCATGGTGGGCCACTCAATGGGTGGGGCGATTATCCAGAGTCTCGCCTTGGTCTCCCCTGAGCTGTTGGCAGCGATTGTGCTGGTCGGGACCGGGGCGAAGCTCCGCGTCCACCCGCAGTTTTTCACCGGCCTTCGAGACGACGCAAGGCGAACGGTTGAGCAGATCACCAAATCAGCGCGCGCGCCTGGCGCCCCGGCGAAGGCACTCACACAGGATGCCGATGCGATGTTGCGTATCCCGGCTTCGGTGATCGAGGGAGATCTTCGGGCGTGCGATACCTTTGACCTCATGGAGCAGGTGAAGACCATTACCATCCCAGCTCTGGTGATCTGCGGAACTGACGACCTCATGACGCCACCCACGTATGCCGAGCATCTGCATCATCAGATCAAAGGATCGCAACTTGCGCGCATTCCCGCTGCCGGTCACATGGTGATGCTGGAACAGCCGGACGAGGTAAGCCGAAGCATTGAAGGCTTTCTCGATCGTCTAGGCTGTTAG
- the lgt gene encoding prolipoprotein diacylglyceryl transferase translates to MFASPGPFVLQIGPLSIRWYGLLFATAVLLGTSLAHREAIRRGEDPEQLLNVIVFGVMCGLIGARLYYVLFNWGYYGSRPLKILAVWEGGLAIHGGLLVGALAAAVYSIRKKLPVLTYMDIMAPSLPVGQAIGRWGNFFNQEAFGIPTDLPWKLYIEPYYRPPHLAAYEYFHPTFLYESLWNLLVFAMLYFLLRRRMQRTPGALVLCYVGLYSIGRFFVEGLRIDSLMLGPLRAAQIMSLVLIVVSLVGLMRLRTGQLRSHRG, encoded by the coding sequence ATGTTTGCATCACCTGGTCCGTTCGTCCTGCAGATCGGCCCACTGTCTATTCGTTGGTATGGTCTGCTTTTCGCTACTGCTGTTCTGCTGGGAACCTCGCTCGCCCACCGAGAGGCTATCCGCCGTGGGGAGGATCCCGAGCAGCTCCTCAATGTCATTGTGTTCGGGGTCATGTGTGGCTTAATAGGCGCGCGACTCTACTACGTCTTGTTCAATTGGGGCTATTACGGATCGAGACCGTTAAAGATCCTGGCGGTGTGGGAGGGAGGCCTGGCGATCCACGGCGGCCTGCTGGTTGGGGCACTGGCTGCGGCCGTCTACAGCATCCGAAAAAAGCTTCCAGTGTTGACGTATATGGATATCATGGCCCCTTCACTTCCAGTTGGGCAGGCGATCGGTCGGTGGGGAAATTTTTTTAATCAGGAGGCGTTCGGGATCCCGACCGACCTACCGTGGAAGCTCTATATTGAGCCGTACTATCGGCCACCACATCTGGCAGCTTATGAGTACTTCCATCCGACGTTTCTGTACGAATCGCTTTGGAACCTCCTGGTTTTCGCGATGCTCTATTTCCTGCTTCGCCGACGGATGCAGCGGACCCCTGGCGCGCTCGTACTCTGTTACGTTGGACTGTACTCTATCGGCCGATTTTTCGTTGAGGGACTTCGCATCGATAGTCTGATGCTGGGGCCACTTCGGGCCGCGCAGATAATGAGCCTCGTGCTCATTGTTGTTTCCCTCGTTGGGCTCATGCGGTTGCGTACGGGCCAGTTGCGATCCCATCGCGGGTAG
- a CDS encoding secondary thiamine-phosphate synthase enzyme YjbQ, with the protein MTPYMREFLVRTTHKSQVIDITPRVEKMLAQDSTDEGICCVFVPHATAAVIINENADPNIGEDLQDALTKLIPDGGWRHDRIDDNAAAHIKAAILGPSETVPVNGGRLMLGTWQSLMLVEFDGPRERRVIVQIR; encoded by the coding sequence ATGACGCCGTATATGCGCGAGTTCCTTGTCAGAACGACACATAAATCCCAGGTGATTGACATCACGCCGAGAGTCGAGAAGATGTTGGCACAAGACAGTACGGACGAAGGGATCTGTTGTGTCTTCGTACCACATGCGACCGCAGCGGTCATCATCAACGAGAATGCCGACCCCAACATCGGCGAAGATCTTCAGGATGCACTGACGAAATTGATTCCCGATGGGGGCTGGCGTCACGATCGGATCGATGATAACGCAGCGGCCCACATCAAGGCAGCCATTCTCGGCCCGAGTGAAACGGTGCCGGTGAACGGCGGACGGCTGATGTTGGGAACCTGGCAGAGCCTGATGCTTGTGGAGTTTGATGGCCCGCGTGAGCGGCGGGTGATTGTGCAAATTAGGTAG